The DNA sequence gacaaattagtccttaaaaaaaagttaataggaCATCGTAACCACTGACAAAATTTAAAATGTACAGATCGATCCTAAACAATAGCAGGGATACCTCTGGTTGAGGGGCTGATTGTGATAGGGGAAGCTGCTCCAAGGGTTTTGTGTTTGCATCAGTCTTCTTAGCTTTTTTCTTCTTTGGTTTTCAGTTTGGGTTGCTTGGTGCTCCCTTACATGTCTTGTAGTTGTGGCCTTTCTCATTGCACTTGCTGCATGTCACTTGAAAGCTTCTCTTAAGCTTGTCACCCTGAATATGAGCCTCAGCAGGATCCTTGTTACGATTGTGTACTTTAGGCCTCCCAATAGGTCGCTTGATGGGTGGTGGAGCAGGCCTCAGCTGGTCAGTGGTTACCTAAAATTCCTCACTTGGAACTGGTTTTATGCAATGTGCATATATTTTGTGAATAGATTCCATACATAACCAGGGATGCACATAATCATCTACCTGGTCATGTCTCTTTCTAATTGCAGCAATACCGTGAATGCATGGCATGCCTGAATCAAAACCACATACCATATTACCTATCATTATATTAGATCAGCCCTAAAATCATTCAGAACATATTATATAGCAATATATTACATCATCACTAAAAgcattcaaaatatatatattacctAGCACTATACTAGATCAGCCCTGAAATCATTCAAAACATATTACCTAGCATTATAGTAGATCAGCCTTAAAGAAAATCACTCAAAATTAAAGATATACCGGTCAGTTGCCAAACATTGCATGAACAAGTGTGTTTGATCAAATCCACATCTACTTTGGTTTGCTTTCTGCTAACTTGAAATCTCTTTCGTTCGTTATCTCCCACCCATTCGGCAATCCACCTGCTGCTGGGTTTTATCAGCCTCTGCAACCTTTTCTCCTGAACGGGTGCAAGCTTTCCACTATGGTGCTCTAACAGCCTAATATGCTTGGTCATTCTCCGCATTAGGTAGCACCTAATTTCCTCACACATAGTCAAAACTGGCTTCATTCTGTACTTAACGACTTTTGAATTAAATACCTCGCACATGTTGTTAGTTAGGTTATCCACCTTGGGGCCATGACTGAAGAAAGCCTTAACCCAAGTGGCTGGTTCAAACCTCATCAGATACTCCCATGCTGCCTTATTCACCCCCTTCAGCTTCTCCATGGTCTCTTTGAACTCTGGTTCAGTGGTGCACCTAGCACAGTCCCATACGATGTCTCTAATGTGCATATCTTTGAACCTATTTATGAAGTTTTTCCACATGTGCATCACACAGTTTCGATGATGTGCTCTCGGCATTACCTCCTTTAAGGCTGGTAGCAGACCCTGCCAACACATAATATTTCATACACACATATGCAGTAGTTTAAATTGCATTCAGTAATTTACAATAACTTCAATTACAAACACATATTTGCAGTATTCAAAATATCATTCACACCTATGCACTAATATCCATTGCAAACACATATATGCACTAAATTCCATTTCAAACACATACATGCAGTGATTTAATATCCTACACCAATATGTAGAAATTTAAT is a window from the Arachis hypogaea cultivar Tifrunner chromosome 17, arahy.Tifrunner.gnm2.J5K5, whole genome shotgun sequence genome containing:
- the LOC140180455 gene encoding uncharacterized protein — translated: MTKHIRLLEHHSGKLAPVQEKRLQRLIKPSSRWIAEWVGDNERKRFQVSRKQTKVDVDLIKHTCSCNVWQLTGNMVCGFDSGMPCIHGIAAIRKRHDQVTTDQLRPAPPPIKRPIGRPKVHNRNKDPAEAHIQGDKLKRSFQVTCSKCNEKGHNYKTCKGAPSNPN